A region of Paractinoplanes abujensis DNA encodes the following proteins:
- a CDS encoding MerR family transcriptional regulator, whose amino-acid sequence MANGVTVGEAAEMVGLTVHTLRWYEQEGLVEPIERDSAGRRRYCEDDIGWLRLLIRLRTTGMPVREMRRYAELVRAGDATLEDRLQLFVEHRERVLARIDELKQDLEMLDIKISLYGEMARAQQEMTTAR is encoded by the coding sequence ATGGCGAACGGGGTTACCGTCGGCGAGGCGGCGGAGATGGTCGGGCTCACCGTGCACACTTTGCGCTGGTACGAGCAGGAAGGTCTGGTCGAGCCGATCGAGCGCGATTCGGCGGGCCGCCGCCGTTACTGCGAGGACGACATCGGCTGGCTGCGGCTGCTCATCCGGCTGCGGACGACAGGCATGCCCGTACGGGAAATGCGTCGTTACGCCGAGTTGGTGCGTGCGGGCGACGCCACCCTGGAGGACCGCTTGCAGCTTTTCGTCGAGCACCGGGAGCGGGTGCTGGCGCGTATCGACGAGCTCAAGCAGGACCTCGAGATGCTGGACATCAAGATTTCTCTGTACGGGGAGATGGCTCGGGCGCAGCAGGAGATGACGACCGCGCGTTGA
- a CDS encoding response regulator — translation MIRLVLVDDQQLVRAGFRMVLDFQDDMTVVGEAGDGAEAVRLLRTTEADVVVMDLRMPVLDGVAATRQICSAGPRPRVLVLTTFDTDEEAFAALQAGASGFLLKSVPPDDLLSAIRVVAGGDAVVAPRVTRRLLDRFAGRLVPAAGTPSFQADLTDREHEVLLLVAQGLSNLEIGARLQVAEATVKTHIGRILAKLGLRDRVQAVVFAYESGLVRPGGDT, via the coding sequence GTGATCCGGCTCGTGCTCGTCGACGATCAGCAGCTCGTCCGGGCCGGGTTCCGGATGGTGCTCGACTTCCAGGACGACATGACCGTGGTCGGCGAGGCCGGCGACGGTGCCGAGGCGGTGCGTCTGCTCCGCACGACCGAGGCCGACGTGGTGGTGATGGACCTGCGGATGCCGGTGCTGGACGGGGTGGCCGCCACCCGGCAGATCTGCTCGGCCGGTCCGCGGCCCCGGGTGCTGGTGCTGACCACGTTCGACACCGACGAGGAGGCGTTCGCGGCGCTGCAGGCGGGGGCGAGCGGGTTCCTGCTCAAAAGTGTGCCGCCGGACGATCTGCTGTCCGCGATCCGGGTGGTGGCCGGGGGCGACGCGGTGGTGGCGCCACGGGTGACCCGGCGGTTGCTCGACCGGTTCGCGGGCCGGCTCGTGCCCGCGGCCGGGACCCCGTCGTTCCAGGCCGACCTGACTGATCGCGAGCACGAGGTGCTGCTGCTGGTCGCTCAGGGCCTGTCGAACCTCGAGATCGGTGCCCGGCTGCAGGTCGCCGAGGCCACGGTCAAGACCCACATCGGCCGCATCCTGGCCAAGCTGGGCCTGCGCGACCGGGTCCAGGCGGTCGTTTTCGCGTACGAGTCGGGCCTGGTCCGCCCGGGCGGCGATACCTGA
- the selD gene encoding selenide, water dikinase SelD — translation MVTTTDAPRLTQYAHGGGCACKIPPGELEAVVAGLVGTGAPKGPGELLVGLDDGDDAAVVSLANGTAVVATADFFTPVVDDAYDWGRIAAANALSDVYAMGGTPVVAVNLLAWPRDLLPMELAGEVLAGGLAIAREAGCHLAGGHSVDDPEPKYGMAVTGIADPERLMRNDAGVAGVPLTLTKPLGVGVLNSRHKSTGEVFDEAVAAMTTLNLRASVEALKAGAVCATDVTGFGLLGHLHKLARASGVTARVEASKVPYLGGARQALEDGFVSGGTRRNLDWVRPHLDADVSEDELLLLADAQTSGGLLVAGEVPGYPVVGELLPGRADGVTLEVRA, via the coding sequence GTGGTGACGACTACCGATGCTCCCAGGTTGACCCAGTACGCGCACGGCGGCGGTTGTGCTTGCAAGATTCCGCCGGGTGAGTTGGAAGCTGTGGTGGCCGGGCTGGTCGGCACGGGGGCGCCCAAGGGGCCGGGTGAGCTGCTGGTGGGGCTCGACGACGGGGACGACGCGGCGGTGGTGAGCTTGGCCAACGGCACGGCGGTGGTGGCCACTGCCGACTTCTTCACGCCGGTGGTGGATGACGCGTACGACTGGGGGCGGATCGCGGCGGCCAACGCGTTGTCCGACGTGTATGCGATGGGGGGCACGCCGGTCGTTGCGGTGAACCTGTTGGCGTGGCCGCGGGATCTGCTGCCCATGGAGCTTGCTGGTGAGGTGCTGGCGGGTGGGCTGGCGATCGCGCGGGAAGCCGGTTGTCACCTGGCGGGTGGGCACAGTGTGGACGACCCCGAACCCAAGTACGGCATGGCGGTGACCGGTATCGCGGACCCGGAGCGGCTGATGCGTAACGACGCGGGGGTGGCGGGGGTGCCGCTGACGTTGACCAAGCCGCTCGGTGTCGGGGTGCTCAACAGCCGGCACAAGTCGACCGGTGAGGTGTTCGACGAGGCGGTCGCGGCGATGACCACGCTCAACCTGCGGGCCTCGGTCGAGGCGCTCAAGGCGGGCGCGGTCTGCGCCACCGACGTGACCGGGTTCGGGCTGCTGGGCCACCTGCACAAGCTGGCCCGGGCGAGCGGTGTCACGGCCCGCGTCGAGGCGAGCAAGGTGCCCTATCTCGGCGGGGCCCGGCAGGCCCTCGAGGACGGCTTCGTCAGCGGCGGCACGCGGCGCAACCTGGACTGGGTCCGGCCGCACCTGGACGCGGATGTCAGCGAGGACGAGTTGTTGCTGCTGGCCGACGCGCAGACTTCCGGGGGCCTGCTCGTGGCGGGTGAGGTGCCGGGTTATCCGGTCGTCGGCGAGCTGCTGCCGGGCCGCGCGGACGGCGTGACCCTGGAGGTGCGCGCTTGA
- a CDS encoding sensor histidine kinase: MWLSSRRAFLLDLAVSGSMVALSTWWWHQFRWGGLSYGMLLGVALLWRRSRPVLVLAVVTVLAFAAAPVVVDGSQLHEGMLLTSLGVASHAVVAYSRSLVTAAGGALAALVGGTLLVEVRPSAGQGWSPVEWDGLASSLLSMLTVAAVFWAAGLGTRFWRQQRAGEDERRRHAERERADQARIAVAEERARIARELHDIVAHSLSVIVLQANGGEYAFDRDPQRAREALRTIGATGADALEEIRHLVRILRGAGEADRDHAVASVVDRARAAGVDVALVVQGDPPPLPGGVELAVYRIVQESLTNTLKHAGPGPSATVRVTYRPGDVELEVTDTGAGRSSTAPSGGHGLVGMRERATLYGGTFDAGPALAGGWRVRARIPLTAEAVPA, translated from the coding sequence ATGTGGCTTTCCTCGCGCCGGGCGTTCCTGCTCGATCTGGCCGTGTCCGGCTCGATGGTGGCGCTGTCCACCTGGTGGTGGCATCAGTTCCGGTGGGGCGGCCTTAGCTACGGCATGCTGCTCGGGGTCGCGTTGCTGTGGCGGCGCAGCCGGCCGGTGCTCGTGCTGGCCGTCGTCACGGTGCTGGCCTTCGCGGCCGCGCCGGTGGTGGTCGACGGCAGTCAGCTGCATGAGGGGATGCTGCTGACCTCGCTGGGCGTGGCCAGCCACGCCGTGGTCGCCTACTCGCGTTCGCTGGTCACGGCCGCGGGTGGGGCGCTGGCCGCGCTGGTCGGCGGGACGCTGCTGGTCGAGGTGCGGCCGTCGGCGGGGCAGGGCTGGTCGCCGGTCGAGTGGGACGGTCTCGCGTCGTCGCTGCTGAGCATGCTGACCGTGGCTGCCGTGTTCTGGGCGGCCGGGCTGGGCACCCGGTTCTGGCGTCAGCAGCGGGCCGGCGAGGACGAACGCCGCCGCCACGCCGAACGGGAGCGTGCGGATCAGGCCCGGATCGCGGTGGCCGAGGAGCGGGCCCGGATCGCCCGGGAGCTGCACGACATCGTCGCCCATTCGCTGTCGGTGATCGTGTTGCAGGCCAACGGCGGCGAGTACGCCTTCGACCGTGACCCGCAGCGGGCCCGCGAGGCGTTGCGCACGATCGGCGCGACCGGCGCCGATGCCCTGGAGGAGATCCGTCACCTCGTACGGATCCTGCGGGGTGCCGGCGAAGCCGACCGGGATCACGCCGTCGCCTCGGTGGTCGATCGGGCCCGGGCCGCGGGTGTCGACGTCGCTCTGGTCGTGCAGGGTGACCCGCCGCCGCTGCCGGGCGGGGTGGAACTGGCGGTCTACCGGATCGTGCAGGAGTCGCTGACGAACACGCTCAAACACGCAGGTCCCGGGCCTTCGGCCACCGTACGGGTGACGTATCGGCCCGGCGACGTCGAGCTGGAGGTGACCGACACCGGCGCGGGTAGGAGCTCGACGGCTCCGTCCGGCGGGCACGGGCTGGTCGGCATGCGGGAACGGGCCACCCTGTACGGCGGGACGTTCGACGCGGGCCCGGCACTGGCCGGTGGCTGGCGGGTGCGGGCGCGGATCCCGCTGACGGCCGAGGCGGTGCCCGCGTGA
- a CDS encoding ABC transporter permease — MSGMLRLTLRTARANLTRSLLSSLAVVLGVAFVAGSLMFTDGLQRAMTGHVAEQYRAIDVEVTASGDSVSRIRAIDGVRAAEPTWTLWYTGLATADGRKIGGENRSRNVPAAPGLRSIDTRDGRLPAANGEVALDLRTAAREGLEIGDKLLISGFGGEPRTYGLVGLATVEGPGTTILMTTADIEAMAGYPADTIIVDAADGVTDEDLAARISAATGAEAYGHDDLVRRAENAAVGDAETFRNGLLAFGVIAVCMAAFVIANTFTIVLAQRTRETALLRLVGATRGQVFRSVVAEAAVIGLGGSVLGLALGVLLAHGLPVLLSEFGITEVDPFVSVRTLVIGLLVGVGVTVLAALLPARRGTFVPPVAALSDAAVQVARRTGRTRRVSGIALLTIGGLVLVGSSGSGRTEVVALGAVLAVGGFLLLSPIAVPFLVRVLARPLALMGGATVALALANAIRNPRRIATTTNALVVGVTLIGTFTVIARSAEAPAERRAADKMTAQFLVTDSAGLGVLPDSTLAALAREPQLAPARPDYRTFDQTTGWEVHTGAPRPGTAAVTADVGVAPGSTISLGGKKYEVASVRPGSRTVWLTPQDITTAFTDPTLTELQVDPAPGISATDARTALNRALAGLPTVVAYDRAEYAKSLNANLNQGLGAVTALLALAVIIALIGVANTLTLSVVERTRENSLLRAIGLTRRQLRLTLSTEALVLALTGTLIGVGLSAAFALSALRSLEMHGRPLTLVMPWDRLAVLLAVAAAAALLASVLPARRAVRHPIAENLAAD; from the coding sequence ATGAGCGGCATGCTGCGGCTGACCTTGCGCACGGCGCGGGCCAACCTGACCCGGTCGCTGTTGTCGTCACTGGCCGTCGTGCTCGGCGTGGCCTTCGTCGCGGGCAGCCTGATGTTCACCGACGGCCTGCAGAGGGCCATGACCGGCCACGTCGCCGAGCAGTACCGTGCCATCGACGTCGAGGTGACGGCCTCCGGCGATTCGGTCTCCCGGATCCGCGCCATCGACGGCGTACGGGCCGCCGAGCCCACCTGGACGCTCTGGTACACCGGCCTGGCCACCGCCGACGGCCGCAAGATCGGTGGCGAGAACCGCAGCCGGAACGTGCCGGCCGCCCCCGGCCTGCGCTCGATCGACACCCGCGACGGCCGTCTGCCCGCGGCGAACGGCGAGGTCGCCCTCGATCTTCGGACCGCCGCGCGCGAGGGCCTCGAGATCGGCGACAAGCTGCTGATCAGCGGCTTCGGGGGCGAACCCCGGACGTACGGCCTGGTCGGTCTGGCCACCGTCGAAGGCCCCGGCACCACGATCCTGATGACCACCGCCGACATCGAGGCCATGGCCGGCTACCCGGCCGACACCATCATCGTCGACGCCGCGGACGGGGTGACCGACGAGGACCTGGCCGCGCGGATCAGCGCCGCGACCGGCGCCGAGGCGTACGGGCACGACGACCTGGTCCGCCGCGCGGAGAACGCCGCCGTGGGCGACGCGGAGACGTTCCGCAACGGCCTGCTGGCCTTCGGGGTGATCGCCGTGTGCATGGCCGCGTTCGTCATCGCCAACACGTTCACCATCGTCCTGGCCCAGCGCACCCGCGAGACCGCGCTGCTGCGTCTGGTCGGCGCCACCCGCGGTCAGGTGTTCCGCTCGGTCGTGGCGGAGGCCGCGGTGATCGGCCTGGGCGGTTCCGTGCTCGGCCTGGCCCTGGGTGTGCTGCTCGCCCACGGCCTGCCCGTCCTGCTCAGCGAGTTCGGCATCACCGAGGTCGACCCCTTCGTTTCCGTACGCACCCTGGTGATCGGGCTGCTGGTCGGCGTCGGCGTCACCGTACTGGCCGCACTGCTCCCGGCCCGCCGCGGCACGTTCGTCCCGCCGGTGGCCGCGCTCTCCGACGCCGCCGTGCAGGTCGCCCGGCGTACGGGACGCACCCGCAGGGTCTCGGGAATCGCCCTGCTCACCATCGGCGGCCTCGTGCTCGTCGGTTCGTCCGGCTCCGGGCGCACCGAGGTCGTGGCGCTCGGCGCGGTGCTCGCCGTCGGCGGCTTCCTGCTGCTCAGCCCGATCGCCGTGCCCTTCCTCGTACGGGTCCTGGCCCGCCCCCTGGCCCTGATGGGCGGGGCGACGGTCGCGCTCGCGCTGGCCAACGCCATCCGCAACCCGCGCCGCATCGCCACCACCACCAACGCCCTGGTCGTGGGGGTCACTCTGATCGGCACCTTCACCGTGATCGCCAGGAGCGCCGAGGCCCCCGCCGAACGCCGCGCCGCGGACAAGATGACCGCCCAGTTCCTGGTCACCGACAGCGCCGGCCTGGGCGTCCTGCCCGACTCCACACTCGCGGCGCTGGCCCGCGAACCTCAGCTGGCCCCCGCCCGCCCCGACTACCGCACCTTCGACCAGACCACCGGCTGGGAGGTCCACACCGGAGCCCCCCGCCCCGGCACCGCCGCGGTGACGGCCGACGTGGGCGTCGCACCCGGCAGCACCATCAGTCTCGGCGGCAAGAAGTACGAGGTCGCGTCGGTGCGACCGGGCAGCCGCACGGTGTGGCTGACCCCGCAGGACATCACCACCGCGTTCACCGACCCCACCCTGACCGAACTCCAGGTCGACCCGGCCCCCGGCATCTCCGCCACCGACGCCCGGACCGCCCTGAACCGCGCCCTGGCCGGCCTGCCCACCGTCGTCGCCTACGACCGCGCCGAATACGCCAAGTCCCTCAACGCCAACCTGAACCAGGGTCTGGGCGCCGTCACCGCCCTCCTGGCCCTCGCAGTGATCATCGCCCTGATCGGCGTAGCCAACACCCTGACCCTGTCGGTGGTGGAACGCACCCGCGAGAACTCCCTGCTCCGCGCCATCGGGTTGACCCGCCGCCAGCTACGCCTCACCCTCTCCACGGAGGCCCTGGTCCTGGCCTTGACCGGCACCCTGATCGGCGTGGGGCTGAGCGCCGCGTTCGCCCTCTCCGCCCTACGCTCCCTGGAAATGCACGGCCGCCCCCTCACCCTGGTCATGCCCTGGGACCGCCTGGCCGTACTCCTGGCAGTCGCCGCCGCGGCGGCCCTGCTCGCCTCGGTCCTCCCGGCCCGCCGCGCCGTCCGCCACCCCATCGCCGAGAACCTGGCCGCCGACTGA
- the selB gene encoding selenocysteine-specific translation elongation factor — MHVVATAGHVDHGKSTLVRALTGMEPDRWAEERRRGMTIDLGFAWTTLGSGETVAFVDVPGHERFVPNMLAGIGPVPAAMIVVAADEGWMPQSAEHLAALAALDVRHGLLVVTRSDLADPGPATAAALTEIAATPLGEVPAVAVSGVTGLGLDELRTALDALVTALPAPDTTSPVRLWIDRSFTVKGAGTVVTGTLGAGTLRLGDELTLGDGLVRVRGLQSLGKPADSVQAVARVAVNLRGAARDDVSRGDALLTPGRFRPTDLIDIRLHGDPTADLPTTMTLHAGSAAVPVRVRPLGPDTARLRLSRPLPLRIGDRLLLRDPGRHHVAGGVTVLDVAPPGLRRRGAATARAHVLDTMDGHPSLAGELTRRQLIRAPDLAAMGVPLPPAAAPVAGDWYADPVLWTSLAERLPHEVATYQREHPLEPGLPIEALRHRLGLPDRALVTALVRPPLSVRAGRVAAGPSGPPDELVALVAKAFDGLGPFTAPEANDLTALGLGPRQLAAAARTGLVVQLAPQVVLAPGAAEAAATALAALPQPFTLSEARRALDTTRRVAVPLLELLDRRHLTERLPDDRRQLR, encoded by the coding sequence ATGCACGTCGTAGCCACGGCCGGCCATGTCGACCACGGCAAGTCGACGCTGGTGCGGGCGCTGACCGGCATGGAACCCGACCGCTGGGCCGAGGAACGCCGCCGCGGCATGACGATCGACCTCGGTTTCGCGTGGACGACGCTGGGTTCGGGCGAGACCGTCGCGTTCGTCGACGTCCCCGGCCATGAACGCTTCGTCCCGAACATGCTCGCCGGGATCGGCCCCGTCCCCGCAGCGATGATCGTTGTGGCCGCCGACGAGGGCTGGATGCCCCAGTCGGCGGAGCATCTGGCCGCGCTGGCCGCCCTCGACGTACGGCACGGTCTGCTGGTCGTGACCCGCAGCGACCTGGCCGACCCGGGCCCCGCCACCGCGGCCGCCCTGACCGAGATCGCCGCCACGCCGCTGGGCGAGGTGCCGGCGGTGGCCGTGAGCGGGGTGACCGGCCTGGGCCTCGACGAGCTGCGAACCGCGCTGGATGCCCTGGTGACAGCCTTGCCCGCCCCCGACACCACGTCCCCCGTACGCCTGTGGATCGACCGCTCCTTCACCGTCAAGGGCGCCGGTACGGTCGTCACCGGAACACTGGGCGCGGGCACCCTGCGCCTCGGCGACGAGCTGACCCTCGGTGACGGCCTGGTCCGCGTACGGGGTCTGCAGTCTTTGGGAAAGCCCGCCGACTCGGTGCAGGCCGTCGCGCGCGTCGCCGTGAACCTGCGCGGCGCGGCCCGCGACGACGTCAGCCGCGGCGACGCCCTGCTCACCCCGGGCCGTTTCCGCCCGACCGACCTGATCGACATCCGCCTGCACGGCGACCCCACGGCGGACCTCCCGACCACGATGACGCTGCACGCCGGCTCGGCCGCGGTCCCCGTACGCGTGCGCCCGCTCGGCCCCGACACCGCCCGTCTCCGCCTGTCCCGCCCGCTCCCCCTGCGCATCGGTGACCGCCTGCTGCTCCGCGACCCCGGCCGCCACCACGTGGCCGGCGGTGTGACGGTCCTCGACGTAGCCCCACCCGGCCTCCGGCGCCGCGGCGCCGCCACCGCCCGGGCCCACGTGCTGGACACGATGGACGGCCACCCGTCCCTGGCCGGTGAGTTGACCCGCCGCCAGTTGATACGCGCCCCCGACCTGGCCGCGATGGGCGTCCCCCTCCCACCGGCCGCCGCGCCCGTGGCCGGCGACTGGTACGCCGATCCGGTCCTCTGGACGTCGCTGGCCGAGCGCCTTCCCCACGAGGTCGCTACCTACCAGCGCGAACACCCGCTGGAGCCCGGCCTGCCGATCGAGGCCCTGCGGCACCGCCTCGGCCTGCCCGACCGCGCCCTCGTGACCGCGCTCGTCCGTCCCCCTCTCAGCGTCCGCGCCGGCCGGGTCGCCGCGGGCCCGTCCGGGCCGCCCGACGAGCTGGTCGCGCTCGTGGCCAAGGCCTTCGACGGCTTGGGCCCGTTCACCGCGCCCGAAGCCAACGACCTGACCGCCCTCGGCCTCGGCCCCCGCCAACTGGCCGCGGCCGCCCGCACCGGTCTGGTCGTCCAGCTCGCACCCCAGGTGGTGCTCGCCCCCGGCGCGGCCGAGGCCGCCGCCACGGCCCTGGCCGCGTTACCCCAGCCGTTCACTCTGAGCGAGGCTCGGCGCGCCCTCGATACCACCCGCCGGGTGGCCGTGCCGCTCCTCGAACTCCTCGACCGCCGGCACCTGACCGAACGCCTCCCCGACGACCGCCGCCAGCTGCGCTGA
- a CDS encoding LysR family transcriptional regulator, whose protein sequence is MDTVLLEVFRTVAHSGSITAAARRLQYTQSAVSRQIAALEAEVGAAVFDRVPRGVTLTEEGRALLPHADAILDRLGVARRAVDDLRTVGTGRLRVAAFPTAVAALVPRALSRFRETYGDIALSLVEGLTPRLLERLAAGEADVAIVSESPAGPIDPARFELRHLLDERLLVAVARDHRLARRRTVRLAELADDAFIAGSADAESTLLRAALPTGFRPRIDIVAAEWTGKLGCVAAGLGVALVPALAMRGKPADVALLNLHRDDEPTRRIYAATPAGRARPATVERFLPILRAAVDPAWAR, encoded by the coding sequence ATGGATACCGTGCTGCTCGAGGTGTTCCGCACCGTTGCGCATTCCGGCTCGATCACTGCGGCCGCGCGCCGGCTGCAGTACACGCAGTCGGCGGTGTCCCGGCAGATCGCGGCGCTCGAGGCCGAGGTCGGGGCGGCCGTCTTCGACCGGGTGCCGCGCGGGGTCACGCTGACCGAGGAGGGCCGCGCGCTGCTCCCGCACGCCGATGCGATCCTCGACCGGCTCGGCGTGGCCCGGCGCGCGGTCGACGATCTGCGCACGGTCGGCACGGGCCGGCTGCGGGTGGCGGCGTTCCCCACGGCGGTGGCGGCGCTCGTTCCGCGGGCGCTGTCGCGCTTCCGGGAGACGTACGGGGACATCGCCTTGAGTCTCGTGGAGGGGCTCACCCCGAGGTTGCTGGAGAGGCTGGCCGCGGGCGAGGCCGACGTGGCGATCGTCAGCGAGTCACCGGCCGGCCCGATCGACCCCGCGCGGTTCGAGCTGCGGCACCTGCTCGACGAGCGCCTGCTGGTGGCCGTGGCCCGCGATCACCGGCTGGCCCGGCGACGCACGGTCCGCCTGGCCGAGCTGGCCGACGACGCGTTCATCGCGGGTTCCGCCGACGCCGAGTCCACCCTGCTGCGAGCGGCCCTGCCCACCGGTTTCCGCCCGCGCATCGACATCGTGGCCGCCGAGTGGACCGGCAAACTGGGCTGCGTGGCCGCGGGCCTGGGTGTCGCCCTCGTGCCGGCTCTGGCCATGCGCGGCAAACCAGCCGACGTAGCCCTGCTCAACCTGCACCGCGACGACGAGCCGACCCGCCGCATCTACGCCGCCACACCCGCGGGCCGCGCCCGGCCGGCCACGGTCGAGCGCTTCCTGCCGATCCTGCGGGCCGCCGTCGACCCCGCCTGGGCCCGTTGA
- a CDS encoding ABC transporter ATP-binding protein gives MSALQAAGLSKVYGSGPSAVTALDGVDVTFESGRFHAIMGASGSGKSTLLHCLAGLDRPTGGSVRIGDADLTRLSDEKLTLLRRDHVGFVFQKFNLLPVLTARENILLPLSIAGRRPDQQWFDQVVAAVGLTDRLRHRPSELSGGQQQRVAVARALITRPWVIFADEPTGNLDSRSGAEVLGLLRDAVSMLGQTVVMVTHDLNAAAHTDRVAFLKDGRFAASVDHPTADALVGVLARLEPVR, from the coding sequence ATGTCAGCACTGCAGGCCGCGGGTCTGAGCAAGGTCTACGGCAGCGGACCGTCGGCCGTCACCGCCCTCGACGGCGTGGACGTGACGTTCGAGTCGGGCCGGTTCCACGCCATCATGGGCGCCTCCGGTTCGGGCAAGTCGACGCTGCTGCACTGCCTGGCCGGGCTGGACCGGCCGACCGGTGGTTCGGTGCGGATCGGCGACGCCGACCTGACCCGGCTCTCCGACGAGAAGCTGACGCTGCTGCGGCGCGACCACGTGGGCTTCGTGTTCCAGAAGTTCAACCTGCTGCCGGTGCTGACCGCGCGCGAGAACATCCTGCTGCCCCTGTCGATCGCCGGGCGTCGCCCCGATCAGCAATGGTTCGACCAGGTGGTGGCGGCGGTAGGGCTGACCGACCGGCTCCGCCACCGCCCGTCCGAGCTTTCCGGCGGCCAGCAGCAGCGGGTCGCCGTGGCCCGCGCCCTGATCACCCGGCCCTGGGTGATCTTCGCCGACGAGCCCACCGGCAACCTCGACTCCCGCTCCGGTGCCGAGGTGCTGGGCCTGCTCCGCGACGCGGTGAGCATGCTCGGTCAGACCGTGGTGATGGTGACCCACGACCTGAACGCGGCCGCGCACACCGACCGGGTGGCGTTCCTGAAGGACGGCCGGTTCGCCGCCTCCGTGGACCATCCCACCGCGGACGCCCTCGTCGGCGTGCTGGCCCGGTTGGAGCCGGTCCGATGA
- a CDS encoding RidA family protein: MVKMTLDNPAGVAAPFGDRFAHVARIDVGGGALLMLAGQVAVDDDGEVVAPGDAGKQAERIFEIVGGLLRAHGSGLGDVLFLRTFMTSLDDLPAYGAVRRRLFPAPGRNPPASTTVEVNKLFLPGAVLEIEVIAVAR, from the coding sequence ATGGTGAAGATGACGCTCGACAATCCGGCCGGGGTGGCTGCGCCGTTCGGTGACCGGTTCGCCCACGTGGCCCGCATCGACGTGGGGGGCGGGGCGTTGCTGATGCTCGCCGGGCAGGTCGCGGTGGACGACGATGGGGAGGTGGTGGCGCCCGGTGATGCCGGGAAGCAGGCGGAGCGCATCTTCGAGATCGTCGGCGGGCTGCTGAGGGCACACGGGTCGGGGCTCGGTGACGTGTTGTTCCTTCGTACGTTCATGACCAGCCTGGATGACCTGCCCGCGTACGGGGCCGTGCGACGTCGCTTGTTCCCGGCGCCGGGCCGGAATCCGCCCGCCAGCACGACCGTCGAGGTGAACAAACTGTTCCTGCCCGGCGCCGTGCTGGAGATCGAAGTGATCGCGGTCGCGCGCTGA
- a CDS encoding helix-turn-helix transcriptional regulator — protein sequence MWTTVLEMRRPVNFDVVRQRILGTVDRSTAVHFGEHGEIAVSYTSNAASATEATGEALGRFAFWMLEAKLTLEPFTIRTHPTAKQVMPRLVGAAETARILGVTKARVSQLMHKEGFPTPVAKLKMGPVFLERAVQEYRHAREEAGRAD from the coding sequence ATGTGGACGACGGTTCTGGAGATGCGGCGCCCCGTTAATTTCGACGTGGTGCGGCAAAGGATTCTCGGCACGGTCGATCGCAGCACCGCTGTGCACTTCGGTGAGCACGGCGAGATTGCGGTCTCCTACACGTCCAACGCGGCCAGTGCTACTGAGGCCACGGGCGAGGCCCTCGGAAGATTCGCCTTCTGGATGTTGGAGGCAAAGTTGACGCTAGAGCCGTTCACCATCCGCACACATCCCACCGCAAAACAGGTGATGCCGCGACTGGTCGGCGCCGCGGAAACAGCCCGCATCCTCGGAGTAACGAAGGCCCGCGTCAGCCAGCTCATGCATAAGGAAGGCTTCCCGACACCCGTAGCGAAACTCAAGATGGGTCCCGTTTTCCTTGAACGAGCCGTCCAGGAATACCGGCACGCGCGCGAAGAGGCCGGCCGGGCTGATTGA